A segment of the Collimonas fungivorans genome:
ACTGCTGAAACTGGCTGAGAAACTGCTATGAGCCACGGCTTCGACCCGAAGCCAAACGCCGGACCCGCCTTGCCTGCCATGCCGGACAATCCGGTAGTGGCAGTCCTGGCCGGTGTCCTCGAACGCTTCCATAAACTCGCCCTGTATCTTTCCATGACAGCACTGATGCTGACGTCGCTGATCATGACGTACTCGGTGGTGGCGCGCTATTTTTTCCATGTCCCCACCGACTGGCAGGACGACGCCACGGTGTTCATGCTGGTCGGCGTGATCTTCCTCTGCGCCGGCTACGCCCAGTCGTCGCGCGGCCATATCGGTATCGAAGCCTTGTCTTCGATACTGCCGGCCGGGGTGAACGCGGTGCGGCTGCTGCTGGTCGACCTGGTGTCTTTCCTGTTTTGCGGATTCTTTTCCTGGAAATCGTGGACCCTGTTCCATGAAGCCTGGTCGGAAGGCCAGACCACCTCATCCACGTTTGCGCCGCCGCTGTGGATTCCTTATTCGCTGATGGCGCTGGGCATGACCGTGCTCACCTTGCAGCTGCTGGCCCAAGTGCTGGCGCGCCTGACCGACCGCAGCAAACCACGCAGTACACCTGCCCACACTGTCCCGGGAGAGTAATGAGTCCGCTTGCCTTAGGTGCCTTGTATGGCATCGTCACGATTGTCGTGATGTGTTCCGGCATGCCGATAGCGTTTGCGCTCGGTGTAGTCGCGACCAGTTTCATGTACTTCTTCATGCCGGCCTCATCGCTGGATACCATCACGCAAAACGTCTACGAGGAAATCGCCTCGGTGACCCTGCTGTCGATTCCCTTGTTCATCCTGAAAGGGGCGGCCATCGGCAGATCGCCGGCCGGGCGCGACCTGTATTCGGCGATCCATGCCTGGCTGAGCAAGGTGCCGGGCGGGCTGGGCATCGCCAACGTGTTTGCCTGCGCCTTGTTTGCGGCGATGGCCGGTTCTTCGCCTGCAACCTGTTCGGCGATCGGGTCCGCCGGCATCCCGGAAATGCGGCGGCGCGGTTATTCGCCCGGATTCGCCGCCGGCATCATCGCTGCCGGCGGCACGCTGGGCATCTTGCTGCCGCCATCGATCACCATGATCCTGTACGCGGTGGCGTCGGAACAATCGCTGGGCCGGCTGTTCCTGGCCGGCGTCGGGCCGGGGGTGTTGCTGGTGATCCTGTTCGCCGGTTATGCCGTGTACCGGGCCCGCAAGGAATACCGCCTGGCGCATGAAATCTACAGCCAGGGCGGCATCAAGTCTGCCTACCTTGACGACGAGCATTTCACCTTCGTGCAAAAGGTCGAGATGCTGCCGCGCGTGCTGCCTTTCCTGATCTTGCTGATCGGCGTCATGATCGCCTTGTACGGCGGCTTCGCCACGCCGTCCGAAACCGCCGGCCTGGGCGCCTTGCTGGCGATCGTGCTGATCGCAGTGGTGTACCGCATGTGGCGGCCGCGCGACCTGATGCCGTTCCTGAATTCGACCATCAAGGAATCCTGCATGCTGCTGCTGATCATCGGCATGTCCCTGCTGTATTCCTATGTCATGAGCTACCTGCATATCAGCCAGTCGGCGGCGCAATGGGTAGTCGCCTTGCATCTGTCGAAATGGCTGCTGCTGGCGGTGATCCTGCTGATGGTGATCGTGCTCGGTTTCTTTTTGCCGCCGGTATCCATCATCCTGATGACCGCGCCTATCATCTTGCCGCCGCTGCGCGAAGCCGGCTTCGACCTGATCTGGTTCGGTGTGGTGATGACGGTGGTGATGGAAATGGGGCTGATCCATCCGCCGGTAGGACTGAACCTGTTTGTCATCAAGAACATTGCGCCCGACATACCCTTGTCGGACGTGATCAAGGGTACTTTGCCGTTCCTGCTGCTGATGTTCCTGGCGATCATCCTGCTTTGCCTGTTTCCAGGCATCGTCACCGGCCTGCCTGATTTGCTGATGGGAGCCCGATGATGGAAAACCGGCGCTGGGACTTGCGGAACGCCAATCGCGAGCAGCGCCTGCAGCGCGCTGCCAATCTCCTTGGCGGCGCCTGCAAAGGCAAGCTGGTGGAAGCCGGCCGGATTGCCGACCTGCTGTACAGCGTGCTGGAATCCGGCGACCGCGTTTGCCTGGAAGGGAACAACCAGAAGCAGGCCGATTTCCTGGCCAAGGCGCTGGCCAGGCTGGATTCCGCCCGCATCAGCGGCCTGCACATGCTGCTGTCGGTGCTGGCCTTGCCGGAGCACCTGGATGTGTTTGAAAACGGCGTCGCCGAGCGCCTCGATTTTTCCTTTTCCGGACCGCAGGCGGTGCGCCTGGCGCGGCTGGTGGCGGCCGGCAAGCTGAATATCGGCGCCATCCATACTTACCTGGAATTGTTCGGGCGCTACTTTGTCGATCTCACGCCGCGGGTGGCGCTGGTGGCGGCGCAGGCGGCTGACCGCCACGGCAACCTGTACACCGGGCCAAATACCGAGGACACGCCGGCGATTGTCGAGGCCACCGCCTTCAGCGGCGGCATCGTGATCGCCCAGGTCAACGAGATAGTCGATGTGCTGCCGCGCGTGGACATTCCCGCCGGCTGGGTCAGCTTTGTGGTGCAGGCGCCGACGCCGCACTATATCGAACCGCTGTTTACCCGCGACCCGGCGCAGATTTCCGAAATCCAGGTCTTGATGGCGATGATGGCGATCAAGGGCATCTATGCCGAATACGAGGTGCAGCGCCTGAACCATGGCATCGGTTTCGATACCGCCGCGATCGAACTGATCCTGCCGACGTACGCCGCGTCGCTGGGCCTGAAAGGCAAGATCTGCCAGCACTGGGCGCTCAATCCGCATCCGGCGCTGATCCCGGCGATCGAAGCCGGTTTTGTCGAATCGATCCATTCCTTCGGTTCCGAACTCGGCATGGAAGATTAC
Coding sequences within it:
- a CDS encoding TRAP transporter small permease, with translation MSHGFDPKPNAGPALPAMPDNPVVAVLAGVLERFHKLALYLSMTALMLTSLIMTYSVVARYFFHVPTDWQDDATVFMLVGVIFLCAGYAQSSRGHIGIEALSSILPAGVNAVRLLLVDLVSFLFCGFFSWKSWTLFHEAWSEGQTTSSTFAPPLWIPYSLMALGMTVLTLQLLAQVLARLTDRSKPRSTPAHTVPGE
- a CDS encoding TRAP transporter large permease; the encoded protein is MSPLALGALYGIVTIVVMCSGMPIAFALGVVATSFMYFFMPASSLDTITQNVYEEIASVTLLSIPLFILKGAAIGRSPAGRDLYSAIHAWLSKVPGGLGIANVFACALFAAMAGSSPATCSAIGSAGIPEMRRRGYSPGFAAGIIAAGGTLGILLPPSITMILYAVASEQSLGRLFLAGVGPGVLLVILFAGYAVYRARKEYRLAHEIYSQGGIKSAYLDDEHFTFVQKVEMLPRVLPFLILLIGVMIALYGGFATPSETAGLGALLAIVLIAVVYRMWRPRDLMPFLNSTIKESCMLLLIIGMSLLYSYVMSYLHISQSAAQWVVALHLSKWLLLAVILLMVIVLGFFLPPVSIILMTAPIILPPLREAGFDLIWFGVVMTVVMEMGLIHPPVGLNLFVIKNIAPDIPLSDVIKGTLPFLLLMFLAIILLCLFPGIVTGLPDLLMGAR
- the mdcA gene encoding malonate decarboxylase subunit alpha, with protein sequence MMENRRWDLRNANREQRLQRAANLLGGACKGKLVEAGRIADLLYSVLESGDRVCLEGNNQKQADFLAKALARLDSARISGLHMLLSVLALPEHLDVFENGVAERLDFSFSGPQAVRLARLVAAGKLNIGAIHTYLELFGRYFVDLTPRVALVAAQAADRHGNLYTGPNTEDTPAIVEATAFSGGIVIAQVNEIVDVLPRVDIPAGWVSFVVQAPTPHYIEPLFTRDPAQISEIQVLMAMMAIKGIYAEYEVQRLNHGIGFDTAAIELILPTYAASLGLKGKICQHWALNPHPALIPAIEAGFVESIHSFGSELGMEDYIRARPDVFFVGGDGSMRSNRAFSQVAGHYACDMFIGSTLQIDLQGNSSTATTGRIAGFGGAPNMGADARGRRHASPAWLKAGRQARDGKNLIPRGQKLVVQIVETFREHMQPAFVERLDAWELAEQADMAIPPVMIYGEDVSHILTEEGLANLLLCRTDEEREQAVRGVAGYTPVGLGRDKRMVENLRDRGIIQRPEDLGIDQRLATRDLLAAKSMKDLVRASGGLYDPPKRFRNW